A genomic stretch from Hymenobacter psoromatis includes:
- a CDS encoding triose-phosphate isomerase codes for MRKKMIAGNWKMNKTLPEATALLTAIAKGLPADAAPGVTVVVCPPALYLVPALPLLQAGSAVLLGAQNCAQQAAGAYTGEISAAMLHSVGVRYVVLGHSERRHYFGETNALVAEKVSIALANKLLPICCCGESAALRAHGDYLGFVITQLSESLFHLSAAAFGKVVVAYEPLWAIGSGAPATAAQAQEMHAALRQHIAQHYGGAVAAATLILYGGSVTPSDADPFLHAPDIDGALVGGASLHANEFIALVQAAQRTVAAPVAS; via the coding sequence ATGCGCAAGAAAATGATTGCCGGCAATTGGAAGATGAATAAGACGCTGCCCGAGGCCACCGCCCTGCTCACGGCCATTGCCAAAGGGCTGCCCGCCGATGCAGCGCCCGGCGTGACGGTGGTCGTGTGCCCGCCGGCACTGTACCTGGTGCCGGCCCTACCCCTGCTGCAAGCCGGCAGCGCGGTGTTGCTGGGCGCGCAAAACTGCGCGCAGCAGGCCGCGGGGGCTTACACGGGCGAGATTTCGGCGGCTATGCTGCACTCCGTGGGGGTAAGGTACGTGGTGCTGGGGCACAGCGAGCGGCGGCACTACTTCGGCGAAACCAACGCCCTGGTGGCCGAAAAAGTGAGTATTGCGCTGGCTAATAAGCTGCTCCCTATTTGCTGCTGCGGTGAGTCGGCGGCGCTGCGTGCCCACGGCGACTACCTCGGCTTCGTTATAACCCAGCTCAGTGAAAGCCTTTTTCACTTGTCGGCCGCCGCGTTCGGGAAGGTCGTGGTTGCCTACGAGCCGCTGTGGGCCATCGGCTCGGGGGCACCAGCCACGGCGGCGCAAGCCCAGGAGATGCACGCCGCCCTGCGCCAGCACATTGCCCAGCACTACGGGGGGGCGGTGGCTGCGGCCACGCTCATCCTCTACGGCGGCAGCGTTACGCCGTCCGATGCTGACCCCTTCCTGCACGCGCCCGATATCGATGGAGCCCTAGTGGGCGGGGCGTCGCTGCACGCTAATGAATTTATTGCTTTGGTGCAGGCGGCACAGCGGACGGTGGCTGCGCCAGTTGCCTCCTAG
- a CDS encoding F0F1 ATP synthase subunit beta (produces ATP from ADP in the presence of a proton gradient across the membrane; the beta chain is a regulatory subunit) has product MVAVRGTVVDVWFAHELPAIYDVLRTTAAPLITVEVATQLDDHTVRGISLNPTQGLARGMQLVTEGQQLTVPVGKEIIGRMFDVFGNTIDHGPALPSLPRRNIHQVPPPLAQRLTTSQIFLTGIKAIDVLVPLEQGGKAGLFGGAGVGKTVLLTELIHNMVGHTKGISLFCGIGERCREGYELYDQMKEADVLKNMVMFFGQMNEPPGARFRVGHAALTVAEYFRDDEHRDVLLLVDNLFRFMQAGMEVSGLLGQMPSRLGYQPTLGTELSKLEERITNTAAGAITAIQAVYVPADDLTDPSAVHAFSHLSASLALSRERASEGMYPAVDLLKSNSKMATPGIIGDRHYGLAQEIRRVLSQYEDLQDIIAMLGMDQLSPTDRRLVGRARRLERFLTQPFFTTEQFTGLKGVDVSLEDALSGCERILADEFKDLPESAFYMVGTIDEVIKKAADQAKKPGPDAPKPDPSKPDAPATAA; this is encoded by the coding sequence GTGGTGGCGGTGCGGGGCACCGTGGTCGATGTCTGGTTTGCGCACGAGCTGCCGGCGATTTACGACGTGCTGCGCACCACCGCCGCGCCCCTGATTACCGTGGAAGTAGCCACCCAGCTCGATGACCACACGGTGCGCGGCATTTCCCTGAACCCCACCCAGGGCCTGGCCAGGGGGATGCAGCTGGTGACTGAGGGCCAGCAGCTTACGGTGCCGGTGGGCAAGGAAATTATCGGCCGGATGTTCGACGTGTTTGGTAATACCATTGACCACGGGCCGGCGCTGCCCTCGCTGCCTCGGCGCAACATTCACCAGGTGCCGCCGCCGCTGGCGCAGCGGCTGACTACCTCGCAGATTTTCCTCACCGGCATCAAGGCCATTGATGTGCTGGTGCCGCTGGAGCAGGGCGGCAAGGCCGGCTTGTTTGGCGGGGCGGGCGTGGGCAAAACCGTGCTGCTGACCGAGCTGATTCACAACATGGTGGGCCACACCAAAGGGATAAGCCTGTTTTGCGGCATCGGCGAGCGGTGCCGCGAGGGCTACGAGCTGTACGACCAGATGAAGGAGGCCGACGTGCTGAAAAACATGGTCATGTTTTTTGGGCAGATGAACGAGCCGCCCGGCGCTCGGTTTCGGGTGGGGCATGCGGCCCTGACCGTGGCCGAGTATTTCCGCGACGACGAGCACCGCGACGTGCTGCTGCTCGTTGACAACCTGTTCCGGTTTATGCAAGCGGGCATGGAAGTGTCGGGTCTGCTGGGCCAGATGCCCTCGCGCCTGGGCTACCAGCCCACGCTGGGCACCGAGCTTTCCAAGCTGGAAGAGCGCATTACCAACACGGCGGCCGGGGCCATTACCGCCATTCAGGCCGTGTACGTGCCAGCCGACGACCTAACCGACCCGTCGGCCGTGCACGCTTTTTCGCACTTGTCGGCCTCGTTGGCCCTGTCGCGCGAGCGGGCAAGTGAGGGGATGTATCCTGCCGTGGACCTTTTGAAGTCGAATTCCAAAATGGCTACCCCCGGCATCATTGGCGACCGGCATTATGGGCTGGCGCAGGAAATCCGGCGGGTGCTGTCGCAGTACGAAGACTTGCAGGACATTATCGCCATGCTGGGTATGGACCAGCTTTCGCCCACCGACCGCCGCCTGGTGGGCCGCGCCCGCCGCTTGGAGCGGTTCCTGACGCAGCCCTTTTTCACCACCGAGCAGTTCACCGGCCTCAAAGGCGTCGATGTAAGCCTGGAAGATGCCCTGAGCGGGTGCGAGCGCATTCTGGCCGACGAGTTTAAGGACCTGCCGGAGAGCGCCTTTTATATGGTAGGCACTATTGACGAAGTGATAAAGAAAGCCGCCGACCAAGCTAAAAAGCCAGGGCCGGACGCGCCGAAGCCGGACCCATCCAAGCCGGACGCGCCGGCAACCGCCGCGTAG
- a CDS encoding copper-transporting ATPase: MDTSQVIVTIVGLGLVAFVLWYFLFSTRQTASAVSSSGGVQEVAITVKGGYSPDIIEVKKGQPVQLSFYRDEESSCSEELLLPDFSIRRDLPAFKTTLVELLPERIGTFPFTCGMGMLRGSLVVK, from the coding sequence ATGGATACTTCCCAGGTTATTGTTACCATCGTTGGCCTCGGCCTGGTGGCGTTCGTGCTATGGTACTTCTTATTCTCGACCCGCCAAACGGCCAGCGCCGTTTCCTCGTCGGGCGGCGTACAGGAGGTGGCTATAACCGTGAAGGGCGGCTACTCGCCCGACATCATTGAGGTAAAAAAAGGCCAGCCCGTGCAGCTGAGCTTCTACCGCGACGAGGAGAGCAGTTGCTCGGAGGAGCTATTGCTGCCCGATTTCAGTATCCGCCGCGACCTGCCCGCTTTCAAAACCACGCTGGTAGAGCTGCTGCCCGAGAGAATCGGCACGTTCCCCTTCACCTGCGGCATGGGGATGCTGCGGGGTAGCCTGGTGGTGAAATAA
- a CDS encoding ATPase, with amino-acid sequence MEPATKTETLDIEGMTCASCAAFVEKSLSRTPGVQRAMVNFATEKATVDYLPTQATPAALKEAVVNAGYGVTERAPDTSAAERSAELDRQKALAYQKLKRRFWVAVALVVVIMPLSMLMLWPAMMQRINVQWLNYLLLLLTLPVLAYSGREFYVSAWNGFKHRAANMDTLIAVGTGAAFGYSLAATVVPGFFTSRGIRPEVYYDTTVTIIALILLGKVLELRAKTQTSAAIRSLMGLQAKTARVVRPGGQEVDVPIEQVQLGDVIVVRPGEKVATDGLITAGQSSLDEAMLTGESLPVEKKTGDPVFGATLNKTGSFRFKVTKVGADTMLSQIVKLVEDAQGSRAPIQRLADKVSAIFVPTVVVIALLTFVLWFDLAPATTRLPLALVSFVAVLIIACPCALGLATPTAIMVSTGKGAEHGVLIRNAEALEKAYQVNTVLLDKTGTITRGEPAVTDFVAPGQHGPHLLQLVAAVERQSEHPLAEAVVRHADDQGGDKLAATDFRAVEGKGAAATVAGQAVLIGNRRLLADEGISLSPTLTSQAEQLLSQAKTVLYVAVAGQAVGLVGVADTVRDTSAAAIQKLQALGIEVVMMTGDNPQTAAQVAGQVGITRYFAEVLPQDKAGKVKELQAENRTVAMVGDGINDAPALAQADIGLAIGSGTDVAMEAAGITLMRSDLNGVVTAIELSRQTIRTIKQNLFFAFVYNSLGIPIAAGLLYPFFGILLSPMLAAGAMALSSVSVLTNSLRLRSFDPDSN; translated from the coding sequence ATGGAACCCGCCACTAAAACCGAAACCCTCGACATCGAAGGCATGACCTGCGCCTCGTGCGCGGCCTTCGTCGAGAAGTCGCTCAGCCGCACGCCGGGCGTGCAGCGGGCAATGGTCAACTTCGCCACCGAAAAGGCCACCGTGGACTACCTGCCTACCCAGGCTACCCCGGCCGCCCTCAAGGAGGCCGTCGTCAACGCCGGCTATGGCGTGACCGAGCGCGCCCCCGACACCAGCGCCGCCGAGCGCAGCGCCGAGCTGGACCGCCAGAAGGCCCTGGCCTATCAAAAACTTAAGCGCCGCTTCTGGGTGGCCGTGGCGCTGGTCGTAGTCATTATGCCGCTCAGTATGCTCATGCTCTGGCCGGCGATGATGCAGCGCATCAATGTGCAGTGGCTCAATTATTTGCTCCTCCTCCTTACCCTGCCGGTGCTGGCCTACAGCGGGCGCGAGTTCTACGTGTCGGCCTGGAATGGCTTTAAGCACCGGGCCGCCAACATGGACACGCTCATTGCGGTGGGCACCGGCGCGGCTTTTGGCTACAGTCTGGCGGCTACCGTGGTGCCGGGCTTTTTTACGAGCCGGGGCATCCGGCCGGAGGTGTACTACGACACCACGGTTACCATCATCGCCCTGATTTTGCTGGGCAAGGTGCTGGAGCTGCGGGCCAAAACCCAGACTTCGGCCGCCATCCGCAGCCTGATGGGCCTGCAAGCCAAAACGGCCCGCGTGGTGCGCCCCGGCGGCCAGGAAGTGGACGTGCCCATCGAGCAGGTGCAGCTGGGCGACGTTATCGTGGTGCGCCCCGGCGAAAAAGTGGCCACCGATGGCCTCATCACGGCAGGCCAATCGTCGCTCGACGAAGCCATGCTGACCGGCGAAAGCCTGCCCGTGGAGAAAAAGACCGGCGACCCGGTATTCGGGGCGACGCTCAACAAAACCGGCTCCTTTCGCTTTAAAGTCACTAAAGTGGGGGCCGATACCATGCTCTCGCAGATAGTGAAGCTGGTGGAAGATGCGCAGGGCAGCCGCGCGCCCATTCAGCGGCTGGCCGACAAGGTGAGCGCCATTTTCGTGCCCACGGTGGTCGTTATTGCCCTGCTCACGTTCGTGCTCTGGTTCGATTTGGCCCCGGCAACCACCCGCCTGCCGCTGGCACTGGTCAGCTTCGTAGCCGTGCTCATCATTGCCTGCCCCTGCGCCCTGGGGCTGGCCACGCCCACGGCCATCATGGTAAGCACCGGCAAGGGCGCGGAACACGGCGTGCTCATCCGCAACGCCGAGGCGCTGGAAAAAGCCTACCAGGTGAACACCGTGCTGCTCGACAAAACCGGCACCATCACCCGCGGCGAGCCGGCCGTGACGGACTTCGTGGCCCCCGGCCAGCATGGCCCCCACCTGTTGCAGCTGGTGGCCGCCGTGGAGCGCCAAAGCGAGCACCCGCTGGCCGAAGCCGTGGTGCGCCACGCCGACGACCAGGGCGGCGATAAACTGGCCGCCACCGACTTTCGGGCCGTGGAAGGCAAGGGCGCGGCGGCCACGGTAGCCGGCCAGGCCGTGCTCATCGGCAACCGCCGCCTGCTGGCCGACGAAGGCATCAGCCTCTCGCCGACCCTCACGTCCCAGGCCGAGCAGCTGCTGAGCCAGGCCAAAACCGTGCTCTACGTGGCCGTGGCCGGGCAGGCCGTGGGCCTGGTGGGCGTGGCCGACACCGTGCGCGACACCTCGGCCGCCGCCATCCAAAAGCTGCAAGCCCTGGGCATAGAAGTGGTGATGATGACCGGCGACAACCCGCAAACCGCCGCCCAGGTGGCCGGGCAGGTAGGCATCACGCGCTATTTTGCCGAAGTGCTACCCCAAGACAAAGCCGGTAAGGTGAAGGAATTACAGGCTGAAAATCGCACCGTGGCAATGGTGGGCGACGGCATCAACGATGCGCCGGCCCTGGCCCAGGCCGACATTGGCTTGGCCATCGGCTCGGGCACCGACGTGGCAATGGAAGCCGCCGGCATCACGCTCATGCGCTCGGATTTAAACGGGGTAGTCACGGCCATCGAGCTGTCGCGCCAGACCATCCGCACCATCAAGCAGAACTTGTTTTTCGCCTTCGTTTATAACTCGCTGGGCATCCCCATCGCGGCCGGGCTGTTGTATCCGTTCTTCGGCATCCTGCTCTCGCCCATGCTGGCGGCCGGCGCAATGGCCCTCAGCTCGGTGTCGGTGCTGACCAACTCGCTGCGCCTAAGAAGCTTCGACCCAGATTCAAATTAA
- a CDS encoding multidrug transporter AcrB, with product MLDKIIRFALQNRLLLLAFAGGLLIAGTYTAGQLPVDVLPDLDRPRVTVFLEAAGMAPEEVEALVTLPVETALNGATGVEAVRSNSAIGLGLVFVEFDYGTDIFTARQIVAEKLQTVSGQLPTGITPVLGPISSVMGQIMLVGLSGDTTSAADLRTLANYTVRQRLLSIPGVAQVIPIGGDNLQYQVLLDMPRLNATGLTITQVEEALRRSNLNTTGNFFDRNGSEVLIRNLGRLRSVPDIENIIVGYRQGSPISVKQVANVAFGARFKRGDGSVNGKPAVILSIEKQPGTATVGLTEAVEKALVELQPSLPKDVRVNTRLFRQADFIESSISNVEDALRDGAILVVIVLFAFLLNVRTTFISLVAIPLSLLVTALVFRFAGISINTMTLGGLAIAIGELVDDAIVDVENVFRRLRENQHLPRPKPALRVIYAASSEVRNSIVYATIIVVLVFLPLFALEGIEGRIFAPLGVAYITSIVASLFVSLTVTPVLCYYLLPRMKQIRAAEQEGRLIRWLKHKDTRLLHWGLSRPKVVLTVTGLLFAAAVSLVPFFGTEFLPPFNEGSLTVNFSAPAGTSLTEANKLGTLGEEQILKLPEVAYTARRTGRAELDEHAEAVNNSEIEVAFKTAEELKKAGKTLRSRAEILADLRQRLGLITGVNVNIGQPISHRLDHLLSGVRAQVAIKVFGNDLLELRRYADEIRTVAGAVPGVVDLQVEKQVQISQLLVRPRDAALRAYGLERGQVVATLETLFQGDVVSQILDGQKRFDLLVKLPENQRNDVTTIAQTRIETPSGALIPVSQVADVSYEPGPNTINHENIQRRITVSMNVAGRDLGSTVKEVQARINQQVKLPAGYYLTYGGQFESQQSASQKILWLSLFSLAGIFLVLYSHFKSGLLVGQIMLNIPLALIGSVAAVLLTGGTFSIASLVGFITLTGIASRNGIMMISHYLHLVEHEGEVFGKEMIIRGSLERLVPVLMTALVAALALVPLTLAKDAPGKEILYPVATVILGGLLSSTFLDIVVTPVVFWLVGEKALAQYRRGHNEVSLDAHPQPDAQELDAQPLTPLADQNTIPSAV from the coding sequence ATGCTCGATAAAATCATTCGCTTTGCTTTGCAAAACCGGCTACTCCTGCTGGCGTTTGCCGGGGGCCTGCTCATTGCCGGCACTTACACGGCCGGGCAGCTGCCCGTGGACGTGCTGCCCGACCTGGACCGCCCCCGCGTGACGGTGTTTCTGGAAGCGGCCGGCATGGCCCCCGAGGAAGTGGAGGCCCTGGTGACGCTGCCCGTGGAAACGGCCCTGAATGGGGCCACCGGCGTGGAAGCCGTGCGCTCCAACTCGGCCATTGGCCTGGGCCTGGTGTTCGTGGAGTTCGACTACGGCACTGATATTTTCACGGCCCGCCAGATTGTGGCCGAGAAGCTGCAAACCGTGAGCGGGCAGCTACCCACCGGCATTACACCGGTGCTGGGACCGATTTCCTCGGTCATGGGCCAGATTATGCTGGTCGGGCTGTCGGGTGATACTACCTCGGCCGCCGACCTGCGCACGCTGGCCAACTACACCGTGCGCCAACGCCTGCTCAGCATTCCGGGCGTGGCGCAGGTTATTCCCATTGGCGGCGACAACCTGCAATACCAGGTGCTGCTGGATATGCCCCGCCTGAACGCTACGGGTCTGACTATCACGCAGGTGGAAGAAGCTTTGCGCCGCTCCAACCTGAATACTACCGGTAACTTCTTCGACCGCAACGGCTCGGAAGTGCTGATTCGCAACCTGGGCCGGCTGCGCTCGGTGCCGGACATTGAGAACATCATTGTGGGCTACCGGCAGGGCTCGCCCATCAGCGTGAAGCAGGTGGCCAACGTGGCCTTCGGGGCGCGGTTCAAGCGCGGCGACGGCAGCGTGAACGGTAAGCCCGCCGTGATTCTGAGCATCGAAAAGCAACCCGGCACGGCCACCGTGGGCCTGACCGAAGCCGTGGAAAAGGCGCTGGTCGAGTTACAGCCCTCGCTGCCGAAGGACGTGCGGGTGAACACGCGCCTGTTCCGGCAGGCCGATTTTATTGAGTCGTCGATAAGCAACGTGGAGGATGCGCTGCGCGACGGAGCCATTCTGGTGGTTATCGTGCTGTTTGCCTTCCTGCTGAACGTGCGCACCACGTTTATTTCGCTGGTCGCCATTCCGTTGTCGCTGCTGGTTACGGCCCTGGTGTTCCGCTTCGCCGGCATCAGCATCAACACCATGACGCTGGGCGGGCTAGCCATTGCCATCGGCGAGTTGGTGGACGACGCCATTGTGGACGTGGAAAACGTGTTCCGGCGGCTGCGGGAAAACCAGCACCTACCCCGCCCTAAACCCGCTTTGCGGGTGATTTACGCGGCTTCCTCGGAGGTGCGCAACTCCATCGTGTACGCCACCATCATCGTGGTGCTAGTCTTTCTGCCGCTCTTCGCGCTCGAAGGTATCGAAGGCCGCATTTTCGCGCCGCTGGGCGTGGCCTACATCACCAGCATTGTGGCCTCGCTGTTCGTCTCACTCACCGTTACGCCGGTGCTCTGCTACTACCTGCTACCCCGCATGAAGCAGATTCGGGCGGCCGAGCAGGAAGGCCGGCTAATCCGCTGGCTCAAGCATAAGGATACCCGGCTGCTGCATTGGGGGCTTAGCCGCCCGAAAGTAGTGCTGACCGTCACTGGCCTGCTGTTCGCGGCGGCCGTCTCGCTGGTGCCCTTTTTCGGAACCGAGTTTCTGCCGCCCTTCAACGAAGGCTCGCTGACGGTGAACTTCTCCGCGCCCGCCGGCACCTCGCTCACCGAGGCCAACAAGCTGGGCACATTGGGCGAGGAGCAGATTCTGAAGTTGCCCGAAGTGGCCTACACCGCCCGGCGCACCGGCCGCGCCGAGTTGGATGAGCACGCCGAAGCGGTGAACAACTCCGAAATCGAAGTAGCCTTTAAAACGGCCGAGGAGCTGAAGAAAGCGGGCAAAACCCTCCGAAGCCGCGCGGAAATCCTGGCCGATTTACGCCAGCGCCTGGGCCTGATTACGGGGGTAAACGTGAACATCGGCCAGCCCATCTCCCACCGCCTCGACCACCTGCTGAGCGGGGTACGGGCGCAGGTAGCCATCAAGGTTTTCGGCAACGATTTGCTGGAGTTGCGCCGCTACGCCGACGAAATCCGCACCGTCGCCGGCGCGGTGCCCGGCGTGGTGGACTTGCAGGTGGAGAAGCAGGTGCAGATTTCGCAGTTGCTGGTGCGCCCTCGCGACGCGGCGCTGCGGGCCTACGGCCTGGAGCGCGGCCAGGTAGTAGCCACCCTCGAAACCCTGTTTCAGGGCGACGTGGTGTCGCAGATACTCGACGGGCAGAAGCGCTTCGACCTGCTGGTGAAGCTGCCCGAAAACCAGCGCAACGACGTGACCACTATTGCCCAGACCCGCATTGAAACGCCGAGCGGGGCGCTAATTCCGGTGAGCCAGGTGGCCGACGTGAGCTACGAGCCTGGCCCCAACACTATCAACCACGAGAATATCCAGCGCCGCATTACCGTCTCGATGAACGTGGCCGGGCGCGACTTGGGCAGCACGGTGAAAGAAGTGCAGGCCCGCATCAACCAGCAGGTGAAGCTGCCGGCCGGCTACTACCTCACCTACGGCGGGCAGTTCGAGAGCCAGCAATCAGCTTCCCAGAAGATTCTCTGGCTGAGCCTGTTTTCGCTGGCTGGCATCTTCCTGGTGCTCTACTCGCACTTCAAGTCGGGGCTGCTGGTGGGGCAGATTATGCTTAACATTCCCCTGGCCCTTATCGGCTCGGTGGCGGCGGTGCTGCTCACGGGCGGCACGTTCAGCATTGCCTCGCTGGTGGGCTTTATCACCCTTACCGGCATTGCCTCGCGCAACGGCATCATGATGATTTCGCACTACCTCCATTTAGTAGAGCACGAGGGCGAAGTATTCGGGAAGGAGATGATTATCCGGGGTTCGCTCGAACGCCTGGTGCCGGTGCTGATGACGGCCCTGGTGGCGGCCCTGGCCCTGGTGCCGCTCACGCTAGCCAAGGATGCGCCGGGCAAGGAAATCCTCTACCCCGTGGCCACCGTGATTCTCGGTGGTCTGCTCTCGTCCACCTTCCTCGACATCGTGGTGACGCCGGTAGTCTTCTGGCTGGTCGGCGAAAAGGCCCTGGCCCAGTACCGCCGCGGCCACAACGAGGTCAGCCTTGATGCGCACCCCCAGCCGGACGCCCAAGAGCTGGATGCCCAGCCCCTTACCCCGCTGGCCGACCAGAACACTATTCCATCCGCTGTCTAA
- a CDS encoding ferredoxin — protein sequence MPTQNQSLLDALNACVASCENCATAGLRGDDIKMMARCIELDRDCADFCALTARFVARDSKHAQHLLKECAEICKACGDECEKHAAHMEHCRECAEACRRCEAACREAMSMAA from the coding sequence ATGCCCACCCAAAACCAATCCCTGCTCGACGCTCTCAACGCCTGCGTGGCTTCCTGCGAGAACTGCGCCACTGCCGGCCTGCGCGGTGACGATATCAAAATGATGGCCCGTTGCATCGAACTTGACCGCGACTGCGCCGACTTCTGCGCCCTAACGGCTCGCTTCGTGGCCCGCGACTCGAAGCACGCCCAGCACTTGCTGAAGGAGTGCGCCGAAATCTGCAAAGCCTGCGGCGACGAGTGCGAAAAGCACGCCGCCCACATGGAGCACTGCCGCGAGTGCGCCGAAGCTTGTCGCCGTTGCGAAGCAGCTTGCCGCGAGGCGATGAGCATGGCCGCTTAG